A DNA window from Schistocerca americana isolate TAMUIC-IGC-003095 chromosome 4, iqSchAmer2.1, whole genome shotgun sequence contains the following coding sequences:
- the LOC124612420 gene encoding SOSS complex subunit B homolog — protein sequence MEFIQIKDIRPGMKNLNVVFIVLEVGHTTVTKENREVRTFKVADATACVNVSVWDEPGQLIAAGDIIRLIKGYASVWRNCLTLYSGKNGEVQKIGEFCMVFNEQLNMSEPNPALTSQLVNQNSASQNNNMNNSNSANSSNGGLINRHSASAQAQPTPQMNSVAPAKSTSSSSRFSNEQTSNNKSQGKGNQRGKGSHRNGSRGERR from the coding sequence atggaatttaTACAGATTAAAGACATAAGGCCAGGTATGAAAAATTTAAACGTTGTGTTTATTGTCCTCGAAGTTGGTCATACTACCGTCACAAAGGAGAATCGTGAAGTGCGAACATTCAAAGTTGCGGATGCCACTGCCTGTGTTAACGTATCCGTGTGGGATGAGCCTGGACAGCTGATCGCTGCTGGAGACATTATTCGACTGATAAAAGGTTATGCCTCGGTGTGGCGTAATTGTTTAACCCTGTACTCAGGAAAGAATGGGGAGGTGCAGAAAATAGGTGAGTTTTGTATGGTGTTTAATGAACAGCTAAATATGAGCGAACCAAATCCAGCATTGACCTCACAGCTGGTAAATCAAAATTCTGCATCTCAGAATAACAACATGAACAACTCGAATAGTGCAAACAGCAGTAATGGCGGGTTAATAAACAGGCATTCTGCATCTGCTCAGGCACAACCTACACCTCAGATGAACTCAGTGGCCCCTGCTAAAAGCACCTCATCCAGTTCAAGGTTTTCAAACGAGCAGACTAGCAATAACAAATCTCAGGGCAAGGGCAATCAGAGAGGGAAGGGGAGCCACAGAAACGGTTCTCGAGGGGAAAGAAGATAA